A single genomic interval of Xyrauchen texanus isolate HMW12.3.18 chromosome 40, RBS_HiC_50CHRs, whole genome shotgun sequence harbors:
- the LOC127633585 gene encoding calmodulin-1, whose amino-acid sequence MADQLTEEQIAEFKEAFSLFDKDGDGTITTKELGTVMRSLGQNPTEAELQDMINEVDADGNGTIDFPEFLTMMARKMKDTDSEEEIREAFRVFDKDGNGYISAAELRHVMTNLGEKLTDEEVDEMIREADIDGDGQVNYEEFVQMMTAK is encoded by the exons AGTTCAAAGAGGCTTTCTCGCTATTTGACAAAGATGGTGATGGCACCATTACAACCAAAGAGCTGGGCACTGTCATGCGCTCTCTTGGCCAGAACCCTAcagaggcggagctgcaggataTGATCAATGAGGTGGATGCAGATG GTAATGGAACAATAGATTTCCCAGAGTTCCTGACAATGATGGCAAGGAAGATGAAGGACACTGACAGTGAGGAGGAGATCAGAGAAGCTTTCCGTGTCTTCGATAAG GATGGAAACGGATATATCAGTGCTGCCGAGTTGCGCCATGTGATGACAAACTTGGGGGAGAAGCTAACAGATGAGGAGGTGGATGAAATGATTAGAGAAGCAGACATTGATGGAGATGGTCAGGTCAATTATGAAG AATTTGTACAGATGATGACAGCGAAGTGA